A portion of the uncultured Draconibacterium sp. genome contains these proteins:
- a CDS encoding UvrD-helicase domain-containing protein codes for MFDYLQNLNEAQREAVLRTEGPALVIAGAGSGKTRVLTYRIANLLKQGAKPSSILSLTFTNKAAREMKERIASVVGENTARYLWMGTFHSVFARILRFEHETIGYPSNFTIYDSADSKSLIKTIIKSFQLDDKIYKPGVVASRISMAKNNLITPQVYENSGEIRTADKSMRMPQIAQIYKEYAKRCFLSGAMDFDDLLLKTNLLFRDHPDVLQKYQERFGYVMVDEYQDTNYSQYLIVKKLAAAHKNICVVGDDAQSIYSFRGARIENILNFKSDYPEHKVFKLEQNYRSTQTIVNAANSIIAKNKRQIPKKVFSENATGKPIKLISALTDNEEGFLVAQEIAQLQLRDHYKYEDFAILYRTNMQSRIFEESLRKRNIPYKIYGGLSFYQRKEIKDLISYFRMTINPADNEALKRIINYPARGIGATTLAKLEAAAINNETSIWKIVSDLPTVNHANLNKGTAGKILHFVGLIQKFIQLSQDSDAFDTAKTIAEQTGILKELYNDKSPEGLSRHENIQELLNGIQEFSINAKETGEPEKLENYLEDVALLTDQDNEKEEDRNKVTLMTVHSSKGLEFKNVFVVGMEENLFPSNQNGDNKPETLEEERRLFYVALTRAEENAWFSYANQRYRWGNLDFCTPSRFLEEIDEQFLDTSGIAAQVSPTRRAQSNDDIQPERYHQNTVRRQPPSSFKTRESQNIFNKKLVSLKESSRVQNTFQGDAPEKIQTGMVVEHQRFGEGKVINIEGVAPNIKATVFFKSGMQKQLLLKFAKLKIKA; via the coding sequence GTGTTCGATTATCTTCAAAATTTAAATGAGGCCCAACGAGAGGCTGTTCTTCGTACCGAAGGACCTGCACTGGTTATTGCAGGAGCCGGATCGGGGAAAACACGTGTTTTAACGTACCGGATTGCCAATTTGCTAAAACAAGGTGCCAAGCCTTCAAGCATTTTATCGCTGACTTTTACCAACAAAGCAGCCCGCGAAATGAAAGAACGTATTGCCAGCGTAGTTGGCGAAAACACCGCCCGCTACTTGTGGATGGGTACGTTTCACAGTGTTTTTGCGCGAATTTTGCGTTTCGAACACGAAACAATTGGCTACCCGTCGAACTTTACCATTTACGATAGCGCCGACAGCAAAAGCCTGATAAAAACAATCATTAAAAGTTTTCAGCTCGACGATAAAATTTACAAACCGGGAGTGGTTGCCAGCCGTATTTCGATGGCAAAAAACAACTTGATTACGCCGCAGGTATACGAAAACTCTGGTGAAATTCGCACAGCAGATAAAAGTATGCGCATGCCTCAAATTGCACAGATTTATAAGGAATACGCCAAGCGCTGTTTTCTTTCGGGGGCAATGGATTTCGACGATTTGCTGCTAAAAACAAACCTGTTGTTTCGCGATCATCCTGATGTTCTGCAAAAATACCAGGAGCGTTTTGGTTACGTAATGGTTGACGAGTACCAGGATACCAACTACTCGCAATACCTGATTGTGAAAAAACTGGCAGCAGCACATAAAAACATTTGTGTGGTGGGCGACGATGCACAGAGTATTTACTCGTTTCGGGGGGCGCGTATAGAGAATATTCTGAATTTCAAATCGGATTATCCCGAGCACAAAGTATTTAAACTGGAGCAAAATTACCGCTCAACACAAACCATTGTAAACGCAGCCAACAGTATAATTGCCAAAAACAAACGGCAAATCCCGAAAAAAGTTTTTTCTGAAAATGCCACCGGAAAACCCATAAAATTGATTTCGGCGCTAACCGACAACGAGGAAGGTTTTTTGGTAGCTCAGGAAATTGCCCAATTGCAATTGCGCGATCATTACAAATACGAAGACTTCGCAATTTTGTACCGCACAAATATGCAATCGAGGATTTTTGAGGAGTCATTGCGAAAAAGAAATATTCCGTACAAAATTTATGGAGGTTTAAGTTTCTACCAACGTAAAGAAATTAAAGACCTCATCTCCTATTTCCGGATGACCATTAACCCGGCCGATAACGAAGCACTAAAACGGATTATAAATTATCCGGCACGTGGAATTGGCGCCACAACACTTGCGAAGCTAGAGGCTGCGGCCATTAATAACGAAACATCCATTTGGAAGATTGTTAGCGATTTACCTACCGTTAACCATGCCAATTTAAATAAAGGAACTGCTGGTAAAATTCTGCACTTTGTAGGATTAATTCAAAAGTTTATACAACTGTCACAAGACAGCGATGCTTTTGATACCGCCAAAACCATAGCCGAGCAAACCGGCATACTAAAAGAACTGTATAACGACAAGTCGCCGGAAGGATTGAGCCGACACGAAAATATCCAGGAATTGTTGAATGGTATTCAGGAATTTAGCATAAACGCCAAAGAAACCGGCGAACCCGAAAAACTGGAAAACTACCTGGAGGATGTGGCTTTGCTTACCGATCAGGACAACGAAAAAGAAGAAGACCGCAACAAAGTAACGTTAATGACAGTTCACTCGTCAAAAGGACTGGAATTTAAAAATGTGTTTGTGGTAGGAATGGAAGAAAACCTGTTTCCATCGAACCAAAACGGCGATAATAAACCGGAAACACTGGAAGAAGAACGCCGCCTGTTTTATGTGGCGCTTACCCGTGCCGAAGAGAATGCATGGTTCTCGTATGCCAACCAACGCTACCGCTGGGGAAATCTCGATTTTTGTACACCAAGTCGCTTTCTCGAGGAAATTGATGAACAGTTTCTTGATACTTCGGGAATCGCAGCACAGGTCTCTCCTACGCGCCGTGCACAGAGTAACGACGATATTCAGCCCGAGCGTTATCATCAAAACACAGTGCGTCGTCAGCCCCCTTCATCGTTTAAAACACGTGAATCGCAAAACATTTTCAACAAAAAACTCGTTTCGTTAAAAGAAAGCAGCAGGGTGCAGAATACTTTTCAGGGCGATGCGCCCGAAAAAATACAAACTGGAATGGTGGTTGAACACCAACGTTTTGGCGAAGGAAAAGTAATTAATATTGAAGGAGTTGCACCAAATATTAAAGCTACAGTGTTTTTTAAATCGGGCATGCAAAAACAATTGCTGCTTAAATTTGCCAAGTTGAAAATTAAGGCTTAA
- a CDS encoding DUF4290 domain-containing protein — MDYNTKRKKMALPEYGRNIQNMVDYLLTIEDREKRNRSAQTVIDVMGNLFPHLRDVQEFKHKLWDHLAIMSDFNLDIDYPYDPPSPESLNERPNTVPYSKNRIKYKHYGKTMELLIQEADNFEGEEREIIIEQLANHMKKSYLAWNKDAVEDQMIFNDLEEMSRGHLKVPEGTQLADAKTLVGPSNKKKKTKKKK, encoded by the coding sequence ATGGATTATAATACCAAAAGAAAAAAAATGGCCCTTCCTGAATATGGAAGGAATATACAAAATATGGTTGATTACCTTTTAACCATCGAAGACCGCGAAAAGCGCAATAGATCGGCACAAACGGTTATTGATGTTATGGGCAATCTTTTTCCGCACTTGCGTGATGTGCAGGAATTTAAACACAAATTATGGGATCACCTGGCAATTATGTCCGATTTTAATTTAGACATTGATTATCCTTATGATCCGCCATCACCTGAATCGCTGAACGAGCGCCCGAATACGGTTCCGTACAGTAAAAACCGTATTAAATACAAGCACTACGGAAAAACGATGGAACTTTTAATTCAGGAAGCTGATAATTTTGAAGGTGAAGAGCGTGAGATCATTATTGAGCAACTGGCCAACCACATGAAAAAATCGTACCTGGCATGGAACAAAGATGCTGTTGAGGACCAAATGATTTTTAACGACCTGGAAGAAATGTCGCGCGGCCATTTAAAAGTTCCGGAGGGAACCCAACTTGCCGATGCAAAAACACTGGTTGGTCCTTCTAATAAGAAGAAAAAAACGAAAAAGAAAAAGTAG
- the murA gene encoding UDP-N-acetylglucosamine 1-carboxyvinyltransferase produces the protein MSTFKIEGGFKLKGDLEPQGAKNEALQVICATLLTAEKTIIKNIPEIRDVLKLIDILKGLGVKINRLSKGNFSFDASQVDINFLKSPEYAQQAAVLRGSIMIIGPLLARFGQGFIPQPGGDKIGRRRVDTHFIGLQKLGARFDFDRQNKWYSVSAEKLRGAYMLLDEASVTGTANIVMAAVLAEGTTTIYNAACEPYLQQLCKMLVSMGAKIEGIGSNLLTINGVSSLKGCTHRILPDMIEVGSFIGLAAMTASEINIKNVGIDHLGIIPESFRRLGINVQQVGDDLLIKDTDHYEIDSYIDGSIMTISDAPWPGLTPDLLSVFLVVATQAKGSVLIHQKMFESRLFFVDKLIDMGAQIILCDPHRATVIGLDRKNTLRATKMVSPDIRAGIALLIAAMSAKGTSTIDNIEQIDRGYENIDGRLNALGARITRL, from the coding sequence ATGTCGACTTTCAAAATTGAAGGAGGTTTTAAATTAAAAGGAGACTTAGAGCCACAAGGAGCAAAAAACGAAGCGCTTCAGGTAATTTGTGCAACTTTGTTAACAGCCGAAAAAACAATCATCAAAAATATTCCCGAGATTCGTGATGTGCTGAAACTGATCGATATTCTGAAAGGACTGGGGGTGAAAATAAATCGCCTGTCGAAAGGCAATTTTAGTTTTGATGCTTCACAAGTTGACATTAACTTTTTAAAAAGCCCTGAATATGCTCAACAAGCAGCCGTACTTCGGGGATCGATAATGATTATTGGCCCGTTATTAGCACGCTTCGGACAAGGATTTATTCCACAGCCCGGCGGCGATAAAATTGGCCGACGAAGAGTTGACACCCATTTTATAGGTTTGCAAAAACTAGGTGCCCGGTTTGATTTCGACCGCCAAAACAAATGGTATTCGGTATCAGCCGAAAAGCTACGTGGCGCATACATGCTGCTCGATGAAGCCTCGGTTACGGGAACCGCAAACATTGTAATGGCAGCTGTTTTAGCTGAAGGAACCACCACAATTTACAACGCAGCCTGCGAACCTTATTTGCAACAACTCTGCAAAATGCTGGTTTCAATGGGTGCAAAAATTGAAGGAATTGGTTCGAATCTTCTTACCATTAATGGTGTTTCTTCGTTAAAAGGATGTACACACCGCATTCTTCCCGACATGATTGAAGTAGGCAGTTTTATTGGTTTGGCAGCCATGACTGCTTCCGAAATCAACATAAAAAATGTTGGAATCGACCACTTGGGAATAATTCCTGAATCTTTTCGTCGTTTAGGAATTAATGTTCAACAGGTTGGCGACGATCTTTTAATAAAAGACACTGATCATTACGAAATCGATTCCTACATCGACGGTTCGATAATGACCATTTCTGACGCTCCGTGGCCGGGACTAACCCCCGACTTGCTGAGTGTTTTCCTGGTAGTGGCAACACAAGCAAAAGGCAGCGTACTTATTCATCAGAAAATGTTCGAAAGCCGCTTATTCTTTGTCGACAAACTGATTGATATGGGTGCGCAAATTATTCTTTGCGATCCGCACCGTGCCACCGTAATTGGCCTCGACAGAAAAAACACTTTACGCGCTACAAAAATGGTGTCGCCTGACATTCGTGCAGGTATTGCGCTGTTAATAGCAGCCATGTCGGCAAAAGGAACCAGCACCATTGATAACATAGAACAAATCGACCGTGGTTACGAAAACATTGATGGACGTTTGAATGCTCTCGGAGCTCGTATAACACGATTGTGA
- a CDS encoding TlpA disulfide reductase family protein translates to MKKFILLAAIIFMGTTFINAQELGLNIGNKAPELIGIGPNGETIKLSDLQGKLVLIDFWAAWCGPCRRENPTVVANYNKYKDAKFTNGKGFTVFSVSLDSSADSWKAAIEKDNLDWPNHICDFQKWNSKFRMIYQVRGIPDNYLIDENGVIIAKKLRGPALDAALHKNLREEL, encoded by the coding sequence ATGAAAAAATTTATTTTACTGGCAGCAATCATTTTTATGGGTACAACTTTTATTAATGCCCAGGAACTTGGTTTAAACATTGGCAACAAAGCCCCCGAATTGATAGGAATAGGACCTAATGGTGAAACTATAAAATTATCTGACTTACAAGGCAAACTTGTGTTAATCGATTTTTGGGCAGCATGGTGTGGTCCATGTCGTCGCGAAAACCCTACTGTTGTGGCCAACTATAACAAATACAAAGATGCCAAATTCACCAACGGCAAAGGATTTACTGTTTTTAGTGTGTCGTTAGATTCTTCTGCAGACAGCTGGAAAGCAGCAATCGAAAAAGATAATCTGGATTGGCCAAACCACATTTGCGATTTCCAGAAATGGAACTCAAAATTCAGAATGATTTACCAGGTTCGCGGTATTCCCGACAATTATCTTATCGATGAAAATGGGGTAATTATTGCTAAAAAACTGCGTGGGCCGGCACTCGACGCTGCACTACACAAAAATCTTAGGGAAGAGCTTTAA
- a CDS encoding nucleotide exchange factor GrpE codes for MAEEKVNQETEEVKDTAQDVEETADEQTTEAEDKKGKKKKLKKDKKEEQLEELGQKLQEVQDKHLRLQAEFDNFRRRTMKEKADLIKAGGETVLINILPVIDDFERALDSMKELSDEDAGKQGTQLIYNKFQEFLKQNNVKEIEAQNAEFDVDLHEAITKIPAPSEELKGKVVDVVQKGYCLNEKVIRFAKVVIGE; via the coding sequence ATGGCAGAAGAAAAAGTAAACCAGGAAACAGAAGAAGTAAAAGATACAGCCCAGGATGTGGAAGAAACTGCTGATGAGCAGACTACAGAAGCAGAAGACAAAAAAGGGAAAAAGAAAAAATTGAAAAAAGATAAGAAAGAAGAACAACTGGAAGAATTAGGACAAAAACTTCAGGAAGTTCAGGACAAACATTTACGCTTACAGGCTGAATTCGATAACTTCAGAAGAAGAACAATGAAAGAAAAAGCCGACTTGATAAAAGCAGGTGGCGAAACTGTTCTTATAAATATTTTGCCGGTTATCGACGATTTTGAGCGCGCACTTGATTCGATGAAAGAATTATCGGATGAAGATGCAGGAAAACAGGGCACTCAATTGATTTACAATAAATTTCAGGAATTCCTGAAGCAAAACAATGTAAAAGAAATTGAAGCTCAGAATGCCGAATTTGATGTAGACCTGCACGAAGCCATTACAAAAATTCCTGCACCAAGCGAGGAACTAAAAGGCAAAGTGGTAGATGTTGTTCAAAAAGGTTATTGCTTAAACGAAAAGGTAATCCGGTTTGCCAAGGTAGTAATCGGAGAATAA
- the dnaJ gene encoding molecular chaperone DnaJ: MAKRDYYEVLEVGKNASAEEIKKAYRKKAIKYHPDKNPDDKEAEEKFKEAAEAYEVLSNAEKKQRYDQFGHAGMSGAAGGGGFSGGGFSDIEDIFSAFGDIFGGHFGGFGGFSGGGGRSRGGRRVSRGSDLRVKVKLNLKEIVNGVEKKIKVKKYVACQHCSGTGAKNGSSYSTCGTCGGAGQVTRVQNTLLGQMQTTSACPTCQGEGKMITDKCNHCAGEGVVREEEVINIKIPAGVGEGMQLNVSGKGNTGRRGGINGDLLVVITEDDDQELVRDGNNLIYNLFLSFPEITLGTTSEIPTVDGKVKVKIEAGTQPEKILRLRGKGIPDVNGYGRGDLLVRVHVWIPKKLSNEEKRTLEKLQESEGFQGGPSAQEKSFFQKMKDMFE; encoded by the coding sequence ATGGCAAAAAGAGATTATTACGAAGTATTAGAAGTTGGAAAAAACGCGTCTGCTGAAGAGATAAAAAAAGCTTACCGCAAAAAGGCAATTAAATATCATCCGGACAAAAACCCGGACGATAAAGAAGCGGAAGAAAAATTTAAAGAAGCAGCCGAAGCATACGAAGTACTTAGTAATGCTGAGAAAAAACAACGCTATGATCAGTTTGGTCATGCCGGGATGAGCGGTGCTGCCGGAGGCGGAGGTTTCAGTGGCGGAGGCTTTTCGGATATTGAAGATATCTTCTCGGCATTTGGCGATATTTTTGGCGGACATTTTGGCGGTTTTGGTGGTTTTAGTGGCGGCGGAGGCCGTAGCAGAGGCGGCCGAAGAGTGAGCCGTGGTTCTGATTTGCGGGTAAAAGTAAAACTCAACCTGAAGGAAATTGTAAATGGTGTTGAGAAAAAAATAAAGGTAAAAAAATACGTAGCCTGCCAGCATTGTAGCGGAACCGGAGCTAAAAACGGTTCATCGTACTCCACCTGCGGAACTTGTGGTGGTGCGGGTCAGGTAACACGTGTTCAGAATACTCTGCTGGGGCAAATGCAAACAACTTCGGCTTGTCCAACTTGTCAGGGCGAAGGAAAAATGATTACCGACAAATGTAACCACTGTGCAGGCGAAGGTGTTGTTCGCGAGGAAGAAGTGATCAACATCAAAATTCCGGCAGGTGTTGGCGAAGGTATGCAGTTAAATGTTTCGGGAAAAGGAAACACCGGACGACGGGGCGGAATTAACGGCGATTTGCTGGTTGTTATTACCGAAGACGACGATCAGGAATTGGTTCGCGACGGGAATAACCTCATTTATAACCTGTTCTTGTCGTTCCCCGAAATTACACTGGGAACAACTTCCGAAATACCAACGGTTGATGGCAAAGTGAAAGTAAAAATAGAAGCCGGTACACAACCCGAAAAAATTCTTCGTTTACGTGGAAAAGGTATTCCTGATGTAAACGGTTACGGACGTGGCGATTTGCTGGTTCGTGTGCACGTTTGGATTCCCAAAAAACTAAGCAATGAAGAAAAACGCACGCTTGAGAAACTTCAGGAATCGGAAGGATTTCAGGGCGGACCATCGGCACAGGAGAAGTCATTCTTTCAAAAAATGAAAGATATGTTCGAATAG
- a CDS encoding Crp/Fnr family transcriptional regulator — protein sequence MEDFYTRYNFLDPELQEEILQVAVRKKFAQHETLIREGQFISSFPMVLKGLIRVSRTSEAGNELLLYYLQADEVCAMSLTCCMARQISEVNAIAEEDTEVLLIPVEMLDTWTSKYPLWKQYVMQTFQSRFRELINTLDAVAFLKLDERLIKFFIDRHKKSGVHTYSGTHQDLALQLNSSREVISRLLKKLEKNGKVSLSRNFIDFSGLL from the coding sequence ATGGAAGACTTTTATACAAGATACAATTTCCTCGACCCCGAACTGCAGGAAGAAATTCTGCAGGTTGCCGTGAGAAAAAAATTCGCCCAACACGAAACATTAATTCGCGAAGGGCAGTTTATATCCAGTTTCCCGATGGTGCTTAAAGGCCTTATCAGAGTTTCGCGCACCAGCGAAGCCGGCAACGAACTTTTACTCTATTATCTGCAAGCCGATGAAGTTTGTGCCATGTCGTTAACTTGCTGCATGGCGCGGCAAATAAGCGAAGTAAATGCCATTGCCGAAGAAGACACAGAGGTTTTACTCATTCCGGTTGAAATGCTGGATACCTGGACGAGTAAATATCCCTTGTGGAAACAATATGTGATGCAGACTTTCCAAAGCAGATTTCGCGAATTAATAAATACACTTGATGCTGTTGCCTTTTTAAAACTCGATGAGCGTTTAATCAAATTTTTTATCGACCGACATAAAAAATCGGGTGTTCATACTTATTCCGGCACCCATCAGGATCTGGCTCTACAACTCAACTCATCGCGCGAAGTAATCTCGCGACTACTGAAAAAGCTTGAAAAAAATGGTAAAGTTTCACTTTCTAGAAATTTTATTGATTTTTCTGGTCTTTTGTGA
- a CDS encoding phosphoglycerate dehydrogenase, with the protein MFKIQTLNKIDPDGLKLFPLDNYEIASELPNPDAIVLRSFKMHDVEIPSSVKAVARAGAGVNNIPIDKCTEKGIVVFNTPGANANGVKEAVIAGMLMASRDYIGAANWAKTLVGEGDKVPALVEQGKKNFAGEEIKGKTLAVIGLGAIGVLAANAASALRMNVIGYDPYMSVKHALKLSREVQVVEGIQVLLQQADFITINIPLLPDTKGYINKDKFAMMKDGVKILNFARGGLVDHSDLKVAIESGKVGKYITDFPDEECLKLDNVISIPHLGASTKESETNCAIMAVEQMRDYLENGNIKNSVNFPAAELERNGGSRILIANRNVPNMVSQISTVLAAEGLNIDNMLNKKRDDIAYNIIDVDASAINESVKEKLLAIDGIFMVRLINA; encoded by the coding sequence ATGTTTAAAATTCAAACTCTGAATAAGATTGACCCCGACGGGCTTAAATTATTCCCACTTGACAATTACGAGATTGCAAGCGAGCTTCCAAATCCGGACGCTATTGTTTTGCGCAGTTTTAAAATGCATGATGTTGAAATTCCATCGTCGGTTAAAGCTGTTGCAAGAGCCGGAGCGGGTGTAAATAATATCCCTATCGATAAATGTACTGAAAAAGGAATCGTGGTTTTCAACACTCCCGGTGCTAATGCCAACGGAGTAAAAGAAGCTGTAATTGCCGGAATGTTAATGGCTTCGCGCGATTATATTGGTGCAGCAAACTGGGCAAAAACATTAGTAGGCGAAGGCGATAAAGTACCGGCATTAGTAGAACAAGGCAAAAAGAACTTTGCCGGAGAAGAAATAAAAGGTAAAACACTAGCCGTAATTGGCTTGGGTGCAATCGGTGTTTTGGCTGCCAATGCTGCCTCAGCACTTCGTATGAATGTAATTGGTTACGATCCGTACATGTCGGTAAAACACGCATTAAAACTGAGCCGCGAGGTGCAAGTGGTTGAAGGTATTCAGGTGTTGTTGCAACAAGCCGATTTTATTACCATCAACATCCCGTTGTTACCCGATACTAAAGGATACATCAACAAAGACAAATTTGCCATGATGAAAGATGGCGTTAAAATTCTGAACTTTGCACGTGGAGGTCTGGTAGATCACAGCGATTTAAAAGTTGCCATCGAGTCGGGTAAAGTAGGCAAATATATTACTGATTTTCCTGATGAAGAATGCCTGAAACTGGATAACGTAATTTCAATTCCTCACCTGGGAGCTTCAACAAAAGAGTCGGAAACCAACTGTGCTATTATGGCCGTTGAACAAATGCGCGACTACCTGGAGAACGGTAACATTAAAAACTCGGTGAATTTCCCTGCTGCCGAACTGGAGCGCAACGGAGGAAGCCGAATTTTGATTGCCAACCGCAATGTTCCGAATATGGTAAGCCAGATTTCTACAGTATTGGCTGCCGAAGGATTGAACATTGACAATATGCTGAACAAAAAACGCGACGATATTGCGTATAACATTATCGACGTTGACGCGTCTGCAATTAACGAAAGCGTAAAAGAAAAACTGTTAGCAATCGACGGAATCTTTATGGTTCGTTTGATTAATGCTTAA
- a CDS encoding transketolase has product MSKSIEVKAADNVRILAAAMVEKAKSGHPGGAMGGADFVNILYSEFLNYDPSDMTWANRDRFFLDPGHMSPMLYGILSLAGFYSMEDVANFRQWGSVTPGHPEVDVERGVENTSGPLGQGHVMAVGAAITERFLVARFGEWMAHKTYAFISDGGIQEEISQGAGRIAGHLGLSNLIMFYDSNDIQLSTETDEVTNEDTEMKYKAWGWNVVTIVGNDADAIRKALKDAQAETEKPTLIIGKTIMGKGAITEDGANFERQCSTHGQPLSGAGASFAKTIENLGGDPENPFVIFDDVKEYYEKRKAELIEAAAAKKAEQEKWEAANPELAAKFKAFFSKEVPAIDYSKIEQKAGIATRGASATVLSVFANEVENMIVSSADLSNSDKTDGFLKNTTSFKKGDFSGQFLQAGVCELTMAAIMNGMALHGGVIPACGTFFVFSDYMKPAARIAALQELPVKYIWTHDAFRVGEDGPTHQPVEQEAQIRLLEKLQNHSHKNSMLVLRPADGNETTVAWKMAMENTDTPTALILSRQGIKDVTTYETAQGATKGAYILQDCEGTPDVILLASGSEVSTLVDGAELLAKDGVKSRIVSVPSEGLFRTQSAEYQKEVLPAGVAKFGLTAGLPVTLEGLVGMEGKVFGLGSFGFSAPAGVLDVKLGYTGENVYNQVKELLA; this is encoded by the coding sequence ATGAGTAAAAGTATTGAAGTTAAAGCAGCTGATAATGTTCGAATTCTGGCTGCCGCAATGGTTGAAAAAGCAAAATCGGGCCACCCTGGCGGAGCAATGGGCGGAGCAGATTTTGTAAACATCCTTTATTCTGAATTCCTTAATTACGATCCATCGGACATGACATGGGCAAACCGCGACCGTTTTTTCCTCGATCCGGGCCATATGTCTCCAATGCTTTACGGAATTTTATCATTGGCAGGTTTTTACAGCATGGAAGATGTTGCCAATTTCCGTCAGTGGGGAAGCGTAACTCCGGGACACCCTGAAGTAGACGTTGAGCGTGGTGTAGAAAATACATCGGGCCCACTCGGACAAGGCCATGTTATGGCAGTTGGTGCAGCTATTACCGAGCGTTTCCTGGTAGCTCGTTTTGGCGAGTGGATGGCACATAAAACATACGCTTTCATCTCTGATGGTGGTATTCAGGAAGAGATTTCGCAGGGAGCAGGTAGAATTGCCGGCCACCTGGGATTGAGCAACCTGATCATGTTCTATGATTCAAATGACATTCAGCTGTCTACCGAAACCGACGAGGTTACAAATGAAGACACTGAAATGAAATATAAAGCCTGGGGCTGGAACGTTGTTACGATTGTTGGTAACGATGCCGATGCCATTCGCAAAGCATTAAAAGATGCTCAGGCAGAAACTGAAAAACCAACCCTGATTATTGGTAAAACAATTATGGGTAAAGGTGCCATCACCGAAGATGGTGCAAATTTCGAACGTCAGTGTTCAACTCACGGTCAGCCATTATCGGGCGCCGGTGCATCATTTGCTAAAACAATCGAAAATCTGGGTGGCGATCCTGAAAACCCATTCGTAATTTTCGACGATGTAAAAGAATACTACGAAAAACGTAAAGCCGAGCTGATTGAAGCTGCAGCAGCTAAAAAAGCAGAGCAAGAAAAATGGGAAGCTGCAAATCCTGAATTGGCTGCGAAGTTTAAAGCATTCTTCTCGAAAGAAGTTCCGGCAATTGACTACAGCAAAATCGAGCAAAAAGCAGGTATCGCAACACGTGGTGCTTCGGCAACTGTTCTTTCAGTATTTGCCAACGAAGTTGAAAACATGATCGTGTCGTCTGCCGACCTTTCAAACTCAGATAAAACTGATGGTTTCCTAAAAAATACAACATCATTCAAAAAAGGCGATTTTAGCGGACAATTCCTGCAGGCAGGTGTTTGCGAGCTAACTATGGCTGCAATTATGAACGGTATGGCATTGCACGGAGGTGTAATTCCTGCATGTGGTACTTTCTTCGTATTCAGCGATTATATGAAACCTGCAGCACGTATTGCAGCCTTGCAAGAGTTGCCGGTTAAATACATCTGGACACACGATGCATTCCGTGTTGGAGAAGATGGTCCTACTCACCAACCTGTTGAGCAGGAAGCACAAATTCGACTGTTAGAGAAATTGCAAAACCACAGCCACAAAAACTCGATGTTGGTATTGCGTCCTGCCGATGGTAACGAGACTACCGTTGCATGGAAAATGGCTATGGAAAATACTGATACTCCAACAGCGCTTATTTTGTCGCGCCAGGGAATTAAAGACGTTACTACATACGAAACGGCACAGGGAGCTACAAAAGGTGCATACATCCTTCAGGATTGTGAAGGTACACCAGATGTAATTCTTTTGGCAAGTGGCTCAGAAGTAAGCACGTTGGTTGACGGTGCAGAGTTATTGGCAAAAGACGGTGTTAAAAGCCGCATCGTTTCTGTTCCTTCAGAAGGATTGTTCCGCACACAAAGTGCCGAATACCAAAAAGAAGTTCTTCCTGCAGGAGTTGCTAAATTTGGTTTAACTGCCGGATTACCTGTAACACTTGAAGGATTGGTTGGAATGGAAGGAAAAGTGTTTGGTCTCGGATCATTCGGATTTTCTGCACCTGCCGGAGTATTAGACGTTAAACTGGGTTACACCGGCGAAAACGTATACAACCAGGTTAAAGAATTATTGGCATAG